In the genome of Hyalangium minutum, the window GGGCGCGCAATGCCTTCGCGCTGGTCAGGCCCCCGGGGCACCACGCCGAGCCCGGCCGCTCCATGGGCTTCTGCCTCTTCAACAACGTGGCCATCGCGGCGGAGGCGGCGCGACGGCGCGGGCTGGAGCGCGTGCTGGTGCTGGACTGGGACGTGCACCACGGCAACGGCACCCAAGCCGCCTTCTGGGAGCGGCGGGACGTGCTCTACCAGTCCGTGCACCAATACCCGTATTACCCAGGCACGGGCGCGCCGCACGAGGTGGGCGCGGGCGAAGGGAAGGGCTTCACCGTCAACTGTGGCATCCCCGGCGCCGCCACGGACAAGGACTACCAGGCCGTCTTCGAGGAGCTCTTCCTGCCCATCGCCGAGGCGTTCCGGCCGCAGCTGGTGCTCGTGTCCGCGGGCTTCGATGCGCACCGGGCGGACCCCATCGGAGGAATGCTCGTCACGGAGCGGGGCTTTGCGGCGATGTGCTCGGCGATGAAGTCCCTGGCGGAGAGCGTGTGCGACGGCAGGCTGGTGCTTCTCCTGGAGGGCGGCTATTCGCTGGAGGGACTTTCCCAGTCCGTACATGCCTGCGTAGAGGTGCTCGCGGGCCGGCGGGACAGCTTCCCCACTGGGGAGACGACCTCGGACGCGATGAGGGCGCTGGCCCAGAGCCGCGAGGCGCTCAAGCCCTACTGGCCGAACCTCTGACGCCGGGCCCCGGGCCTACCAGGAGGCCACCCCGGGCTGCCGTTCCTGGGGCATGAAGCGGGCCACGGTGGACAGGAGCGCATCAAGGTCCAGTGGCTTCGGGAGGTAACCATTGACCCCGAGCCGGGAGACCTCGGCGGCGCTGAGGCCCTGTCCGGAGACGATGATGACGGGGATGTCAGCGAACTCCTCCTGGGAGCGCTGCCACGCGCGGAAGGCCCACCCGCTCACGTCGGGCATCATCAAGTCCAACAGGATGAGGTCCGGACGCAGGCCCTGCCTCAGCGCCTCCCGGGCCTCGCGCCCGCTGGCGGCGGTGACGACGTGGTAGCCCTCCATCTCAAGGGCGTCCTGGAGCGAAAACAAAATGTCGTGGTCGTCATCGACGACGAGCAGGCTCCTCAGTGGCTCCATGGCCCTCTCCTCCCTGCTATTCAGGGTGAGGACGATGACCCGGCCCTGCCACCAAGCCCCCTCTGCCCCGTGCCCGCAGGGAGACCAGGCAAGGTCACTCGCACGATCGCCCGAGCGTACATACCTAAAAGTACACGAAGGTTTTCCCACCGCTCGGCGCAATGACTCCAGGCACTTCCACCCATGGCATGAACAACTCCAGCGATGGGCATGACCGAGGTGTACGTCACGAAGCTCCCGGTCCTCGCGGGCCCGATACGTGGGAGCAGACAACCCCGGAAAACTCCCTGCACCTGCTCTCCGAGGCCGGCCGCCTGCTCTCCCAGCGGACGAGAGGGCTGCGCCGCATGCTCCGGGACGTGGCCCGCCTCACCACGGTGCATGGCCTGGCCACCTTCTGCCTGGTGGACCTCGTCACGCCCGAGGGGCAGCCGCAGCGGGTGGCGGCGGTGCACACGGATCCCGACCAGGAGGTCCGGCTCCGGGCCCTCGCCTGTCACCCGCGCTCGGACACGGCGTGCAGCCCGTGGCTGGAGGTGATCCACACGGGTGTGCCGCAGCGCTTCGTGGACTTCCCGGTGGAGATCCGCCGGCAGATGGGTGTGCTCCCGGAGCCCCTCGTGGCCCTGGAGGAGTTCGCGCCGCGCTCGGTGCTGATGGTTCCGCTGAAGGGGCGCCGGCGCGTGCTGGGCCTGCTGCTGCTGGGCCGGTGCGGGCCCGAGCCCGCCTATGGCCCGATGGACCTGGAGGTGGCCGAGGAGCTCGCGCGCACGGTGGTGGCGGCGATGGAGACCCGCAGACTGGCGCGCCGGGCGCGGCGGGCTGAGCGCCGGGCCCGGTTCATCGCCCGGGCGAGCCAGGCGCTGGCGGCCTCGCTCGACTTCCGCGTGACGCTGGACCGGGTGGCGCAGCTGGCGGTGCCGGTGGTGGCGGACCTGTGCACGGTGGACATGCTCGAGGAGGATGGGACGATCCGCCGGCTCGCGGTGGCGCACCGGGCGCCGGAGAAGGCGGCTGTGGCCTGGGAGTTGGAGCACCACTGGCCCTCCCGGCTGGATGATGCGTACGGACCAGGCCGGGTCATCCGCGAGGGCCAGCCGGAGCTGCGCGGCGATGTGCCGGACTCGAAGCTGCCCCGGGCGGCGCGGGACGGAGAGCACCTGCGCGCCCTGCGCTCACTGGGGCTGGAGTCGTACCTCACCACTCCGCTGCAGGCGCGCGGGCGGACGCTGGGAGCCATCACCTTCGCGTATGCCGGCTCCCACCGCCGCTACCGGCAGGCCGACCTGCGGCTGGCCATGGAGCTGGCGTCGCGCGCGGCCCTGGCGGTGGACAACGCCCTGCTCTACCGCGCCTCGCGAGAGGCGGTGCGACTGCGGGATGAGTTCCTCTCGGTGGCATCGCACGAGCTGAAGACGCCGCTCACGCCGCTGAACCTCCGGCTGCAGACGCTCCGGCGCGAGCTGGAGCGGAAGGGAGCACCGCTGGACCCGCTCCGTATTAAGGAGCACGTCGCGGTGCTACAGCGCCAGTGCAAGCGGCTGTCGACGCTGGCGGAGGGCCTGCTGGATGTGTCCCGCCTGGAGGCGGGCCGGCTGGTGCTGGACCTGGATTACGTGGACCTGTCGGCGCTCATGCGCGAGGTAGTGAGCCGGTTCGCAGCGCAGGCGGAGCGGACGAGCACGCTGCTGGAGGTGACCGCGCCGGAGCCCGTGGTGGGGCGCTGGGACCGCATCCGGCTGGAGCAGGTGGTGAGCAGCCTGCTGAGCAACGCGCTCAAGTACGGTGCGGGCCGCCCCATCCACATCAGCGTGGAGCAGGTGACCACCGGAGCACGGCTCACGGTGCGGGACGAGGGCATCGGCATCTCTCCGGAGCACCTGCCGCGCATCTTCGACCGCTTCGAGCGGGCGGTATCGGCGGAGCACTTCGGCGGGCTGGGGCTGGGGCTGTACCTGACGCGGCACCTGGTGGAGGCCTTTGGGGGGACCATCCGAGCCTTGAGCGAGCCGGGCAAGGGCTCCACTTTCGAGGTGAACCTACCACTGGCCTCACCGGCGGCTTGACGCAGGCCAGCACGTGGCCCAGCGTGCGCGGCCGTCGAGCGGCGCTCACGCAGGAGGGGCACGGATGGCTGAGACAAGATACGGAACGGCCCTCATCACCGGGGCCTCGAGCGGGCTGGGGTACGGACTGGCGCTGTGGTTCGCCAAGCGCGGCACGCGGGTGTTTGCCGCAGCGAGGCGGCTGCAGAACCTCCAGGCGCTCGCGGAGGAGGCCCGGGCGGCGGGCGGCACCGTGGAGCCGGTGGAGATGGACGTCTCTCGCACGGACGAGACGATGGCGCACCTCCAGAAGATCGACGCGGACTGCGGCGGGCTGGACCTGGTGGTGGCCAACGCGGGCGTGGGGCTGGACACCAACGGCAAGCGCTTCAAGTGGGAGCGCGCCAAGCAGGTGCTGGAGGTGAACGTGATGGGGGCGGCGGCCACGCTGAGCGCGGTGCTGCCACAGATGGTGGAGCGCAAGCGCGGACACCTCGTGGGCGTCTCCAGCCTCGCGGGGTTCCGGGGGCTGCCGAAGAACGCGGCCTACTCGGGCTCGAAGGCATTCCTGAGCACGTTCATGGAGAGCCTGCGGGTGGACCTGCGGGGCACGGGGGTGCGCGTCACCTGCATCTACCCGGGCTTCGTGAAGACGGACATGACGGCGCCCAACAAGCACCCCATGCCGTTCATGCTCGAGGCCGCCGAGGCCGCCGAGCTCATGGGCAAGGCCATCGTGCGCGGCCAGACGGTGTTCTCGTTCCCGTGGCAGACGCGGGCGGCGATGGGGGTGGCTCAAGCCCTCCCCAACGCCGTGTTCGATCCGCTGATGCGCAAGCTGCGCTGACGGGCTACTGCTGGCCCATCAGGAACTGCCGCTCGTCGATCTGGCCCTTCTGAGGGGTGACCTCCTTCGGCTCGGTCCCCTTCTTGAAGTACATGATCTTCATGCCCTTGGAGCTGTCCGAGGCGATCTTCCCCGTCTTCGAGTCGATCGGCAGCTTCACCAGATCCATGCTCTGCCACGGGTAGAACTCCGGCTGCGGCCGGTCCGCGATGGCCTTCTTCATGTACTCCAGCCAGATGGGCAGCGCGGCGCGGCCACCCGTCTCGAAGCGGTTGAGCGGGTGCGGGTTCAAGTCGTAGCCCACCCACGCCACCGTGACGAGATCCCTCGTGAAGCCGGAGAACCACGTGTCGAACGAGTCGTTCGTGGTGCCCGTCTTGCCCGCGGTGGGGCGGCCCAGGCGCTGAGCCGGACCGCCCGTGCCCTCGAGCACCACGCCGCGCATGAGGTGGGTGATGATGAAGCCGGTCTCCGGGCTCATGACCTGCTCGCCGGGCTCGAAGAGGCGCGCGTAGCCGGAGGCAACGCGATCCTGGAGCGGGGCCCACGGATCATCGAATGCGGTGTGGTCCTCGAGCGTGCGGCCGAAGCGATCCTCGATCTTGCGGACGAAGTACGTGGGCTTCTTGCGGCCGTAGCGGTTGAAGGTGGCGTACACCTGGGCCAGTTCCACCGGGTAGACGCACGAGGAGCCGAGCGCGGCGGAGAAGTCCATGTTCATCGGCGTGGACAGGCCCAGCGTCTTGGCCCACTCGGACATGTTCTTGGTGCCGATGGCGCCGAACGTCTTCACGGCGGGGATGTTCATGGAGTTGATGAGCGCGTTGCGCAGCAGCACGTCTCCGACGAACTCCTCGGTGTAGTTCTCCGGCTTCCAGGACACCTTGTTGTCCGGGTCGTGCTCGACGATGGGCGAGTCCACGATGATGGTGGCCTCGGTCCACTTCAGCTTCTCGATGGCGGCCGAGTACACCAGCGGCTTGTACGAGCTGCCAGGCTGGCGGCACGCCTGAAACGCGCGGTTGAACTCGTTGTCGTCGAAGTCGTACCCGCCCACCATGGCGGTGAGGTACTGCCGGTGCGGGTCGATGGAGACGAGCGCGCTCTGGGGCTCGGGCAGCTGCTCCAGCCGGAAGAGGTAGGGGCCCTTGCGGGAGGGCTTGGCCGCCTCGGCGGTCTTCGCGTCGGCCTCCTCCGGGGCGATCTCCTCCTCACCCTCCTTGGGAGGCTCGGCGGGCTTCTCCTCGTCGTCGGGGATCAGCGCGGCCATGCTCTTGTCGTACTGCTCCTTATCGTCCCACAGGCCCTTCTTCTTCACGTGCCGGACGACGATCAGGTCTCCCTCGTTCACGGCCTTCTTCACCGAAGAGATCATCCCGCCCACGGAGTAATAGGACTCGGGGTTGACCTTGCGGGCCCAGCGCATGCCGAGCAGCGGCAGCCGGCCGGCGTACGGGCCCACCTGGATGTCGGCGCCCTTGCCGTCCGCGTCGATCTTCGTGACGACGGCGACATAGAGCCGGTTGAGGATGAGCTCCTCCTTGGCCATGACCTTCTTGGAGCGGTCAATGAAGGCCTTGCGCTCGTCCTCGGACAGGGGCTTCTCGGTGAGAGGCCCGCGCCAGCCCTGGCGCTTGTCCAGCGTGAGCAGGCCGCGGAGCACCGCCTCCTGCGCGGCGCGCTGCCGCTCGCTGTCCATGGTGGTGAAGACCTTCAGGCCCTGCTCCAGCAGCGCGGGGTTGCCGTAGCGCTCGACGATGTCGCGGCGGGCCTGCTCGACGAAGTACGGGGCGAACTCGTGGAACACGTCCTCCACGGGGTAGACGTTCACGGGCTCGGCCGTGGCCTCGTCATGCTCCTTCTGGGTGATCATCCCCTCCACGAGCATGCGGCGCAGCACGTACTCGCGGCGCTTCTTCGCGGCCTCCGGGCGCAGGAACGGCGAGTAGCGGCTGGGCGCCTGGGGCAGTCCGGCGATGAGCGTCATCTCGCCCAGCGTCAGGTCCTTCACGTCCTTGCGGTAGTAGTTCTCCGCCGCGCTCTGCACGCCGTAGCTGTGGTGCCCGAGGAAGACGTTGTTCAGGTAGAGGTAGAGGATCTCCTCCTTCGTCAGCGCCGCCTCCAGGCGCATGGCGAGGATGGCCTCGCGAATCTTGCGCTTGGGCGTCTTGGCGGTGGCCTCCTTGTAGCCCTCGGCGGCGATGAGGACCGCCTTGGCCGTCTGCTGCGTCAGGGTCGAGCCACCCTGCACGCCGCCGCCGCGCAAGCCCAGCTTGGTGAGCACCGTCTTCGTGACGGCGCGCGTCGTGCCCAGCACGTCCACGCCGAAGTGGTCGAAGAAGCTCGAGTCCTCGCTGGCGATGAAGGCCTGCACCAGGCGCTTGGGGATGCGCTCATAGGGCACCACCTTGCGCCGCTGGTTGTAGAACTCGCCGGCCAGCACCGCGTCGTCCGTGTAGACCTCGGTGACGATAGGGGGCCAGTACTCGTCCACCTTGGGGATGGCCGGCAGGCCCTGCGAGAAGATGTAGTACACCGCCAGCACGCCTACGGCTCCGGCGGTAGCGCCCGTGAGGGTCAGCCATCCCAGGAGCTTGAGGGGAAAGAGCCACCAGCGAGGCTTCTTGCCTTCGGTGAGGACAAGCTTCGAGCGGCGGCGGTCGATGTTCGGAGTCGGAGTGCTCATGACGGTTCCAGCGCAGCTCTTCTGAGTATGTCCTTCAGCTCTGGAGGCAACTGCGCCTCCACCGTCACCTTCCCACCGTGTTGGGGGTGCGGAAATTCGATGCGCTCGGCGTGCAGGAACAAACGTTTCAAGCCCCACCGGGCCCGCACATCCCGGTTGAAGGCAAAGTCACCATACTTCTTGTCTCCCGCAACGGGGTGCCCCACTGCGGCCAGGTGCCTTCTTATCTGATGCGTGCGCCCTGTCTCGATGGAGCAGGAGAGCAGCGCCACCTCGCTCGACTGCCGGATGACCTTCCATCGGGTGAGGGCCTCCTGCATGTTCACCCCTCGACGGGCCTTGGACTCGGCCGTCTGCTGGTGCTCCGACAACGGCAAGTCGATGACACCCGAGTCCTTCGGCATCTTCCCCTTCACCAGGGTGATGTAGCGCTTCCGCGATTTACCCTCAGTGAAAACTTCCGTGAAATGCACCATCGCCGGGCGGCGCTTGGCCACGAGGATGACGCCGGAGGTCTCCCGGTCGAGCCGATGTGCGGGGGAGGCGGTGAAGTCGTTGCGGACGGCCTTGGGCCCCAGGTAGGCACGCACATAGTCCACCAGGGTACCCCCCGTAATTCCGGAGCCGGTGTGGACGGCCATGCCGCTGGGCTTGTCGACGGCCATCATCCAGTCGTCCTCCAGGAGGATGACGAGCTCGGAGGGGTCCACGAGGGGTGGCGGGGGTGGGGTGCGGGGCCCGGACTTGGCGGGACCTGTTAGCTGCTGCTCATCTCCGCGGATGGCGATGACGTCCCCGGGGGCGAGCAGCTGCTCGGGCTGGGCCCGCTTGCCGTTCACGCGGACCTTCTTGACCCGGATCATCTTGAAGAGATGGCTGGTGGGGACGTTGGGCAAGCGCTTGCGCAGGTACTTGTCCAGGCGCATGCCGTTACTGTCCTCTTCGATTCGGTACTCGATCATTTGTTCTTTGCACGGGACCAGACCACACGAATAATGGCTGGTCCATGCCGAAGGCTCCCAGTATCGAGAAGCTGCTTCAAAGTGGCTCGGCCGAGTGGAACAAGCTCCGCAAGGCCGGCCAGGTGCCCACCGACCATACAGGCGCCACGTTCACCCAACTCTTCTCCGCGAACGCGGACCTCTCAGGGCTCGAGCTCGTGGGCTCGGAGTGGGAGCGGTGCGACCTGTCGAAGATGAACTTCCGGGACGCGGACCTGTCGAACGCGTACTTCCACGGCGGACGGTTGCAGGACTGTGACTTCCGCGGTGCGAACCTCGAGGGGGCGACCTTCGAGAAGCTGAAGTTGCTGCGCTGCGACTTCACGGGAGCCACGGGACTGGACGACGTCGAGATGGAGGACGTCGACATGGACCGGGTGGTGGGACTGGATGGCGAGGAGGCCCCTCCCCCGCCGCCTCCCCCAGCCCAGGGGATTACGGCGTTCACGCGTGAGCAGCGCGAGAAGGCGCTGGGCGCGGCGGCCGCGGCCGTGGTGGGCCCGCTGCAGGAGGAGCTGCCTCCGTTCAAGCCGCAGGATCCGCCGGGCGCGCTGTTCTTCCGGGCGCTGAAGCGCCAGGCGGCTCCGCCGGTCTGGGTGCTGGACGTGCCGGGCTTGAGGCCGCTGGTGCCGCAGCGGCTGCCCCCGGGCTCGTCGCTGGAGGCCATGTACCGCGAGGCGGTGAAGTCCCGGCTGGAGAACAAGAAGCCGGGGGCGGACCCGAACGCGGTGGAGCGGGCGCAGAAGGCGCTGCGGATGGGCGGGAAGGACGCGGCGGTGGCGGCCATGTACCTGCGCGAGGTCGGCGTGCTGCCGCTGTTCCGGTTCTCGGCGGCGAAGGTGCTGAAGGACGCACTGCGGGCCGAGGTGGACGTAGATGACCTGACGGGCGCGATTGATCCGCGGGTGACGGGCGCGCTGCTGGAGCTGCGGCTGACGCACGAGGTGGTGGAGCACCTGCAGGAGGCACGCAAGCGGCTGGCGGCGACGCAGTTGTACACGGCGCTGCTGGAGGCGGGCTTCAACCCGGAGAACAACTGGGAGGAGGCGCTGGAGTCGGCCGAGCCGGCGATGGAGCTGGCGCAGGCGGCGACGGCGGAGAACCGCAACGCGCTGTTCGAGGGCTTCCAGGTGTTCGCGGCACTCCCGGAGGAGGCGCGGCTGCGACGGCTGGCGTACCTGGCGGAGACGGTGTCGAACCTGGAGCTGGTGAGCCGGCTGCCAGAGGGCATGGAGCCGCAGTGGCTGACGGGCCCCGAGACGCGCGAGTGCCACGAGCGGGAGATGACGTACGTCCAGGCGCTGAAGGCGGCGGACATCCCGGTGAAGGTGGCGGCGCTGGCGAAGACGGAGCTCGGCGTGCCCGAGGGCGAAGTGCCCGAGGACAGCGACGACGACCTCTTCATCCACCTGCGCTGTGACGTGTGCGGCAAGGAGAAGCTGATCGTCCAGTCCCAGGTGGACTGAGCGAGGCGTCTACTCCGCGAGGACTTCCCGGGCCGTGTCCAAGAAGGCCCGGAACGCCGGGGAGACCTGGGTGCGGCTGGGGAAGAAGAGGAACAGCCCTGGCACGTGCGCCGCGTAGGGCTCGAGCACCAGCCGCAGGGTGCCGAGCTTCAGCTGGGCCGCCACCGAGGGCTCGAAGGCGTACAGGAGCCCCAGGCCCTCCTGAGCCATGGTGATCATCAGCCGCTCGTTGTTGCACGTGAACGGTCCACGGACCGGGACGCGCCACGTCTTCTTTCCCTGCTCGAGCTCCCACGCGTAGGACGCCCCCGTGCCAAAGCGGTAGCAGATGCAGTCATGCGTGAGGAGATCCTTGGGCCGCTTGGGGACGCCCCGCCTCTCCAGATAGGACGGTGCGCCGACGACGATGAACCGGCTGGCCTCCGTCAGCCGGACGTGCACCATGTCGCGCTCCAGAAACTCCTCCAGCCGGATGCCGGCATCGAAGCCCTCGGCGACGATGTCGATCCGCTGGTTGTCGACCTGAATCTCGAGCTCGACCTCGGGGTAGCGCTCGGCGAACCGGGGCACCAGGGGCGTGATGACGGGCAGCACGGAGATGTCGGGCACGGTCAGGCGGACCCTCCCTGTCACGGTGCCCCGCTGAGAGGACGTGTTCTTCATGGCCTCGAGGGCCTGGTTGACGGCCGGACTGGCTTGCTCGAACAAGCGGCGGCCCGCTTCGGTGAGCGCCACACTCCGGGTGGTCCGTGAGAGCAGGGTTACCCCCAGCCGGGACTCCAGCTGCCGGACGGACTGGCTCAGGGCAGAAGAAGAGATGCCCAGTTCCTTCGCGGCGGCGGCGAAGCTGCGGCGCCGAGCGACCTCCAGGAACTGGTTCAGGGCATTGAGGGGCGTGAAGGCCATTCTGAAGATTTCCTAAAGAGCACGTCCACATTCTGCCTGTTTCGCGAAACGAATCTCCAGAGCAGATTTGGGACCCATCCATCCTCACGAACTCAAACGGAGTCACCGATGCTGAAGACCCCCGCCTATGCCACCGCTGCTCCCAACAAGCCGCTGGCGCCCACCACCATCGATCGGCGCGAGCCCGGCCCGCGTGACGTGCTCATCGACATCCTCTTTAGCGGCGTGTGCCACTCCGACATCCACCAGGCCCGCGACGAGTGGGGCGGCGCCCTGTTCCCCATGGTGCCCGGGCACGAGATCATCGGCCGGGTGAAGCAGGTGGGCCCGCAGGTCAGCAAGTTCAAGACCGGGGACCTCGTGGGCGTCGGGTGCATGGTGGACTCCTGCCGCGACTGCGGCACGTGCCACAAGGACCTCGAGCAGTTCTGCGAGAGGGGCATGGCCGCCACGTACAACGGGACGGAGATGGACCGGAAGACGCCGACCTACGGCGGCTACTCGACGCAGATCACCGTGGCCGAGCACTTCGTGCTGAAGGTGCCGGAGAACCTGGACCCCGCGGGTGCGGCGCCGCTGCTGTGCGCGGGCATCACGACCTACTCTCCGCTGCGGCAGTGGAACTGCAAGAAGGGCGACCGCGTCGGCGTGGTGGGGCTGGGCGGACTGGGCCATATGGCGGTCAAGCTCGCGGTGTCGATGGGCGCCGAGGTGACGATGCTCAGCACGTCTCCCTCCAAGGAGGCGGATGCGCGCAAGCTGGGTGCGCAGGGGTTCGCGCTCACCAAGGACGAGGCCACGTTCAAGAGGTTGGCCAACCACTTCGATCTCATCATCAACACCATCTCGGCGCCCCACGACTACAACAAGTACATGGGGATGGTGCGTCCGCAGGGCGCGATGGTGATTGTGGGCGTCCCGCCGGAGCCTACGCCCGTGTCCGCGTTCTCGCTGATTGGGGGGAACAAGCGGCTGGCCGGCTCGATGATCGGGGGCATCCGCGAGACGCAGGAGATGCTCGACTACTGCGGCAAGCACCAGATCGTCTCGGACGTCGAGATCATCCCCATGCAGAAGATCAACGAGGCCTATGAGCGCATGATCAAGAACGACGTGCGCTACCGCTTCGTCATCGACATCGCGTCGCTCAAGCAGGCGTAGGCAACACCGGCGCGGCCGCCCCCGTGGCTCAGCTCACCGCGGGAGGCGGCGCTGCCGCGTACTTCTGGCGCAGCAGCTCATCCGTCGTCACCACGGCAATCCCGAGGCGCTTCAGGCGGGTGAGCACGTCCCCCAACACCCGAACCGTCTGCGGGTGGATGTCGTGGAAGAGGATCGCCCCACCCGTGGTCTGCACGCCGCCCGGCACCGCGAAGACGTTCGCCAGGATGCGCGGGTCATCGTTGCGGTAGCGCCAGTCCCACGAGTCCGCGTTCCACAGCACCGCCATGTTCCCGCGTGCGTGGATGACCTCCTTCACCACGTTGTCCATCGAGCCATACGGTGGGCGCATCTGCACCATCGGATGGGAGCGGCCCAGCGCGGCATCCACCGCCGCCTGTGCCGCATTGAGCTGCCGCTCGATCTCCTCCCGGCTCACCTTCACGTAGTCCGGATGGTCATCGCTGTGGTTCCCCAGGGTGTGCCCCTCCGCGACGATGCGGCGGATCAGCTCGGGATACTCGCGCGCCTTCTTGCCGAGCACGAAGAACGTGGCCTTCGCTCCGTAGCGCTTGAGGATGTCCAGCACCTTCGGCGTGTTCACCGGGTGCGGCCCGTCATCGAACGTGAGCGCGGCCTTCCCCTGGAAGCGCTCGGGCCAGAAGATCCCCTTCACCGCAGGCGGCTGCACGGGCTTCTCCGCGCGATTCGCTGGAGGCAACTCGATCGTCATGCCCACTGGCAGCCGGTTGGGGTCCGGAAGGATGTCCTTGTTCAGCTCCGCGATCTCCGTCCAGCGCTTGGGATCTCCCAGCTTCGCCTTGGCTACCGACCCGAGCGTGTCCTTGGCGTGGATGGTGTACGTGGCATTGCGTCCGGGAGAGGCGGGCGTCGTCGCGGCAGGCGTTCTGGAACCAGTGGCAGGCATGGCGTTCCTCCCGAGCAGGGTCTCCCCATCGTAACGCTCGGGACCGCCAGCCGCCGCCAGGCCCCAGGCACTCCCTGCTCCCCAAGGGATCACGTCGACTGGCCGACACTCCCGGGCTCAGTGGGCAGGGAATACGCCACCGTGGGAGGCAGCATCACCTTCACCTTGTCCCCCGGGCGGATCACCCCCGGCCGCTCCACCCACCCCACCAGCCCGCGCCGGTGGTGTGCCGCCTTCACGAACCGGCTCGCCAGCCCTGCCTGCTCCGGGTGGTGGGCCTCCAGCGCCCGGCCCGCCTTCCGGCACGGCTCGTTCTCCCCCTCCACCACCAACGCCACGTCCTCGGGAAAGAAGAGCCGCGTTCCCGGCGGCAGCTGCGTCAGCCCCGGCACTCCGGCCAGCTCCAGGTTCGCGCCCAGCCACGCCGCCAGCACCTGGGGCAGCCCGAGCGCCTCGGCCATCAGCGCCAGTTCCTCCGTAGACACCAGGGACACCTGCCGCGTGTTGCGCACCAGCGTCCCCTTGGGGAACCACGGCGTGCGCACGTCCGCCTTCCGCGTCAGCCCCGAGTGCCGATCTCCCACGAAGCCCTCGAAGCCCACCTTCACCTCGGGCATGTCCCGCGTGACATGGTTCTTCGGCTCGGCCCCAATGAGGACGCGCACCGTACGGGCTGTCAGCTGCATCGCCATGGCCCTCCTTAGAAGAGCGCGAGTTGCTGCGGCTTGCTCCCGAGCGCCCGGGCGTCGATGCCCTGCTCCCGGAGGAGCTGCGCCAGCTCTTCCTTGAAGCCGTGGTGGGTGATGACCTCGCGAGCCCCTGTGTCCTTCACGTACTTCACCAGCGAGGGGCAGTCCGCGTGGTCCGACACCGGGAACGCCACCTGCGCCCCGTAGCGGTACGCCGCACCCGGGTCCAGCGCCCAGCCCGTCAGCACCGCCGTCGCCCGAGGCCACAGCCCCGACAGCCCGCCTCCGCGCGCCAGGTGCGGCGGGAAGAAGAGCACCTCGCCCGGCTCGACCTTGCCGTCGAAGCGCCGCAGCCGCTCGATGGTGACTCCCAGCTCCGTGTAGAGCTGTGCCATCTCGAAGATGGACGCGTGCGCCACCAGCGAGAGGCCCTTGCCCGCGAGGTACTTCATCGCCTCCTGGCTCTTGCCCAGCGGGTAGCCGAGCAGCACCGGCACCGTGCCCCGCTCCAGCTGCTGGCGCACCCACGCCTCCACCTTCGCCAGCACCTCGTCCTTCGGAGGGAACCGATAGCGCGGATGGCCGAACGTGGCCTCGATGACGAGCGTGTCGCACTCGGCCACCTGCACGGGCTCGGCCGTGAGCGAGGGCACCACGTTCAGGTCCCCCGTGTAGACGATGCGCTTGCCGTCCGAGCGGATGACCCGGATCTGCGCGCTGCCCAGGATGTGCCCCGCGGGCAGCAGCTCCAGCGTCAGGGAGCCCAGCTCGAAGATCTGGTTGAACGGCACCGCCAGCGGCGCGCCCACAGGCCCCAGCCGGTGCGTCATGAAGCGCAGCGTGGCCGCCGTGGAGATGGTGGCCTCGTGCCGAGCGATGTGGTCCGTGTGGCCGTGGCTGACGAAGGACAGCGGACTCTTGCGTGTCGCGTCCAGCGACAGCGGGGTCCCTGTCAGGTGCAGTCCGTTTCGCCTCAGCTCGACGCTCATGCGGAAGCTTTCCCTATAGCGCGCCCCGAGCCCCCTGTGTCCTTCATCTTCGCTTTCGCCCGCCCGTCGCCTCAGCACCCGGGCAGCCACCCT includes:
- a CDS encoding histone deacetylase, coding for MTSPTLLLTDPLFLKHKPGPVHPESPARLQSILSVLARAPVEGTQVGQPRSATEAELSWVHTPELRKYLSGLAGEEAVIDPDTRTSEDSYDAAVLAAGAAVQAVDEVLAGRARNAFALVRPPGHHAEPGRSMGFCLFNNVAIAAEAARRRGLERVLVLDWDVHHGNGTQAAFWERRDVLYQSVHQYPYYPGTGAPHEVGAGEGKGFTVNCGIPGAATDKDYQAVFEELFLPIAEAFRPQLVLVSAGFDAHRADPIGGMLVTERGFAAMCSAMKSLAESVCDGRLVLLLEGGYSLEGLSQSVHACVEVLAGRRDSFPTGETTSDAMRALAQSREALKPYWPNL
- a CDS encoding SDR family NAD(P)-dependent oxidoreductase, with protein sequence MAETRYGTALITGASSGLGYGLALWFAKRGTRVFAAARRLQNLQALAEEARAAGGTVEPVEMDVSRTDETMAHLQKIDADCGGLDLVVANAGVGLDTNGKRFKWERAKQVLEVNVMGAAATLSAVLPQMVERKRGHLVGVSSLAGFRGLPKNAAYSGSKAFLSTFMESLRVDLRGTGVRVTCIYPGFVKTDMTAPNKHPMPFMLEAAEAAELMGKAIVRGQTVFSFPWQTRAAMGVAQALPNAVFDPLMRKLR
- a CDS encoding response regulator, giving the protein MEPLRSLLVVDDDHDILFSLQDALEMEGYHVVTAASGREAREALRQGLRPDLILLDLMMPDVSGWAFRAWQRSQEEFADIPVIIVSGQGLSAAEVSRLGVNGYLPKPLDLDALLSTVARFMPQERQPGVASW
- a CDS encoding sensor histidine kinase, which translates into the protein MNNSSDGHDRGVRHEAPGPRGPDTWEQTTPENSLHLLSEAGRLLSQRTRGLRRMLRDVARLTTVHGLATFCLVDLVTPEGQPQRVAAVHTDPDQEVRLRALACHPRSDTACSPWLEVIHTGVPQRFVDFPVEIRRQMGVLPEPLVALEEFAPRSVLMVPLKGRRRVLGLLLLGRCGPEPAYGPMDLEVAEELARTVVAAMETRRLARRARRAERRARFIARASQALAASLDFRVTLDRVAQLAVPVVADLCTVDMLEEDGTIRRLAVAHRAPEKAAVAWELEHHWPSRLDDAYGPGRVIREGQPELRGDVPDSKLPRAARDGEHLRALRSLGLESYLTTPLQARGRTLGAITFAYAGSHRRYRQADLRLAMELASRAALAVDNALLYRASREAVRLRDEFLSVASHELKTPLTPLNLRLQTLRRELERKGAPLDPLRIKEHVAVLQRQCKRLSTLAEGLLDVSRLEAGRLVLDLDYVDLSALMREVVSRFAAQAERTSTLLEVTAPEPVVGRWDRIRLEQVVSSLLSNALKYGAGRPIHISVEQVTTGARLTVRDEGIGISPEHLPRIFDRFERAVSAEHFGGLGLGLYLTRHLVEAFGGTIRALSEPGKGSTFEVNLPLASPAA